In one Grus americana isolate bGruAme1 chromosome 1, bGruAme1.mat, whole genome shotgun sequence genomic region, the following are encoded:
- the TMEM139 gene encoding transmembrane protein 139 produces MWLETHWKNIRQALLLLFTAALLIGVTMLAISSNINPVGYFFLGVGGVCLIGYLLSVFVECYLKNQHQHEANEIPPSRQSQAGVNAAYEAPTYEEVMTMSVPPIWTIASNPGLVPSPLNEPPPYNAVIESSAQEQAMVEALRVSAASDTRHTSETDTGSRMQLQLVLPPRPQRFVSDIHDVKGTEDRFEPLEPLTPPPAYESAINDEVFEDAFQPSML; encoded by the exons ATGTGGTTAGAGACACACTGGAAGAACATCCGCCAAGCCTTGTTGcttcttttcactgctgctcttctcaTTGGGGTCACCATGCTGGCCATTTCATCTAACATCAATCCAGTAGGCTATTTCTTCCTAGGGGTAGGGGGAGTGTGCCTGATCGGGTATTTGCTGAGTGTGTTTGTCGAGTGTTACCTGAAGAATCAGCACCAACACGAGGCAAATGAAATACCTCCAAGCAGACAAAGCCAAGCAGG GGTGAACGCTGCCTATGAAGCACCCACATATGAGGAGGTGATGACCATGTCAGTTCCACCAATATGGACAATTGCATCCAATCCAGGCTTAGTGCCCTCACCATTGAATGAGCCTCCTCCTTACAATGCAGTTATTGAATCATCTGCCCAAGAACAGGCGATGGTGGAGGCACTCAGGGTGTCAGCAGCATCAGACACAAGGCACACCTCTGAGACAGACACAGGCTCCAGGATGCAGTTGCAGCTGGTGCTGCCCCCAAGACCGCAGCGGTTTGTTTCAGACATCCATGACGTGAAAGGTACCGAGGACAGGTTTGAGCCACTGGAGCCACTCACTCCACCACCTGCTTATGAGAGTGCCATCAACGATGAGGTCTTTGAAGATGCTTTCCAGCCCTCCATGTTATGA